The Castanea sativa cultivar Marrone di Chiusa Pesio chromosome 4, ASM4071231v1 sequence GTGCCTTAGCACGTGCCTCAGTATTTTGGCCTTGTATGACATCAGAACCAATTCTTCAAAGCCACTGATACAATCTTTCTTCAAAACTTTGGGACATCAATTTCGCAGCATCAACAACAACATTCAAAACCATGAAACCCAACAACTAAAAGACTCACAATCACAATCTAGAGTTAAAAACTATGCGGGCAAAATTGAGAGCGTACTCTTTACAGGGATCTAATTCTAAACTGGTCTAAACCAACACATACTGCATAAATATGAACAAATTTGGCAGTTGAACTGACAAATCTAaccaattttttacatttacttTTTCATTAGCTAATGAACTAGTTCTGTCCCCAAAACAATGACCTACATAGCAAGTATGAATATTGCTACTACACTTCCCTGCAAAACTAAGatactcaaaaacccaaaatttatcTCACTAAGGTATTTCTTTTAAGGATATAGAATCTTCAaccaaaaactacaaacaatgaCTTCAAAAAAATTGCGGGGCCTCTTAAAACTAGACCTAATTTCTCACACCTATTACTTCAAATATAAATCCCAATCCATCTATGCCCACAAAACCCCACTTTGATAAACAATATCACAAACCCATTACCCACATTAATTGCCCCCCACAAATTTTCACAACCCAGAATTGGTACTAAAGATCAAAAACACACacttttttcaaagaaaaaaaaaaactgaatgtTACTGAAGTACATAATCTAAAGTACAATATCACAAACCCATTACACACACTTTAGTTTCTTCATacataatctaaaaaaaaaaaaacacaaaagaaagttACTGAAGTACAATTAttgaaagaaacacaaaaactgaatgtttttcaaaaaaatgtatgttAATGGATATTCGGTTTGGCTATTTAAATATAAAGatggagcaaagaaaagaaagatgaaaggaaatggagagaagggAGAGAGGCTTACCGGCGGTGTTACGGCGGACCGGCAGTCGGTGTAGCAGCAGCTgagaagcgagagagagagggttctgaaagaggagagagagcgtttgaaagtgacagagtgagagagagcgtttgagagactgagagttgagagattgagagtactgagagttgagagactgagagttgagagattgagagattgagagtactgagagttgagagactgagagttgagagttgagagattgagagtactgagagttgagagattgagagtgtTTCAGTTAGGCGTTTGAAAGGTAAAGTGGGGGAAAATTGTGTggatttcgagtcttataaactcgatttctacgtggctaaaTTCCGACAAACCCAataactcgagttttaaaatctcgatttttaatacatatttcgagtcttataaactcgatttctacgtggctaaaTTCCTCCAAGTGGAAACTTTGTCCACGTAATCGAAGAACAAACACGACAACTCGAGTTTTAAttaaatctcgagtttctaaaactcgagatgttagtttcccaCATTCTTTCAAAACCGGCCAACTAACGAAATAATTTGCACAGTAACGTTATTTGGAAAGGGTGTTCTACAGTCTACTATTCGCAGATCAATATATGAGCCCATATGCAAATGGGCTAAAGCTAGTGCCTCTTAACTTGcacttgaattttgaaaaagttCATAACATATAATGATCTCAACAGACTAGTGAGTCAAATATCATATCTGAATAAAGTTCAGAAAAGCATCCATTGAATATTGAATATGCAATATGCAGTACTGAAAGCTGACTGTtgcaaaataaaacaaaatttcagcTGATTGTaatacaacacaaaacccaacaataaGACAATTTCTATAAAACCCAGATGAGCAAAATACAACACAAAGTCGTGATTAATTAGATTACCAGGGCACTGATTGGCATGAAAAACCGTGACAGTGAAAGTGAAAACAGAGACAAACCTGAGGATTAAACAATCTCAATTCCCACAAATAATGAAGCATCAAGCTGCACAGAacccccaaaaataaataaaaacaaatgggTATCTttggaaaaatggaaaaaagtggAAAACAGAGACAAACCTGAGGAAATCCCATAGGAGTGGAGTGGTCTTTGTGTGTGAGCATGATGAGTTAAGAAATGATGCCTCTTTCTCTTTGAAGATAGAGTCCACTGAGAATAAAAAATCCTTTGGGCAAATGTAATTTACACTGATATAGCCAAATCGACCATCTCTCTATTTTATGAGCTCATgctttgaagaaaaatatattgatgAAGAAAGGGAAGCAAGTGAAACATAATTCTTATTATTtgtagaaaattattttacatctACAAATAAAGTTGGTAGTTAATTTTCCaagcataatatatatatcaatagaTTCAATACACTAATACAAGATTGTAGGAAATTATTTGAGCTACTCACGCTTACAAAAGAAACATATAGAAGACAAGGTATATGAAACATGCAGAATACTTCTTATTCAATGAATAACCATAAGCAAGCTTATATATAATGCCAGAAAAAGTATTTCCATCGAATGTAACACTTTGAAGGAGCACCAAACTTTTTGGACCTGCGAATAGTTAGTAGAAAACAACATTAAGAGAGAAGatcaaaataagtaaataacttAATACCAACATTAAGATGGTGAGAAGTTTCATTTTTACCTTCCATATAGCCAAGCATGTTGTGCTAAATCCCAGCACCAAGAATGATGTCCCTAACCAAATGCAACTCAGAGATGGCCTTACTAATGTCCCATCGTTCTTGTGGCAACTCCATAGAGCATGCCACTCCAACCTTGACCATGGATATCAAACACTCCTTTATCTTATTTGCAAGGCTACCATTGTGATTTCCAAGAACTTCatcaacattatttaaaagttttGGATCCATAATTTCCATTACACCATCAGGTAACGCCATGCTAGCATAGTTGTGAAGGTTAAGGCCTCCCTCAAACACACTATTTGTGGGTCTCTTTCCTGTTATCATCTCCAACAATAAAATTCCATAGCTATACACGTCTCCTTTGGTTGACACCTCACTTCCTAGACCATACTCTGCCATTAAGAATATTTAATATAGATAAAGTGTTCACATTATATTTTGGGAGCTCAAAATAATCATTGTAAATATGGGAAAGCATATGTTAACAATTAAAAAGTACAATAAATCGTGCTTACCTGGAGGCGTGTACCCTATTGTTCCTCTTATTCCAATCGAACTACTTTCTTTCGAATTGGTAGGTCTTAAAAGAAACTTCGCAAGCCCAAAATCTCCAACATGAGCAATCATATCACAATCAAAAAGAATGTTGCTTGGCTTTATATCACAATGAACAACTGGCATTGGGCAATGGTGGTGTAGGTAATCAAGTGCACAAGCAACGTCAATGGCAATGTTTGTTCTTTGAAGAATGGTCAGACTTCGTATCTCTACTTGCATGATATTTGTTTCTAGATCCATATGCAACCAATTTTCTAGACTTCCATTTGGCATGAACTCATAAACTAGAGCCCTAAAATCATTGCCACGAAAATCCACACTTGAGCAAGAAGTTATGATCTTCACAAGATTTCGGTGACGAATATTTTTCAAGGCTTCACACTCAGAGATGAAGCTCCTAGAAGCTCCTTGACTTTCAGTATTCAGTACCTTAATTGCAACAATTGCTCTATCCTCACCAAGGATGCCTTTATACACTGAGCCAAAACTACCAACACCAATCAAATTTGCTAATGAAAATTCATCAGTTGCTTTAAGGAGCATTTGGTAAGATACTCTCAAAAATGATTGCTTCAAGGAAGATTCTGAAGatttatcttttcctttatttttgtgccaataaaataagaaaaatgacacTATGGTTATTACCAAAATCACACATGCCATTGAGATTACCACTTTAAGTGCAAAAGACcgctttattttcttctcttcttttgttaagcACCTCGGCAACTTTAGTTCTAATATACCCCCACATAATCTTCTATTTCCAATGAGTGATATTGCGCTAGCATTTGCGAACACTCCTTTTGTTGGAACCTCTCCTTGAAAATCATTGAaggataaattcaaattcttgagGGAGAGTTTTTCCAATAAATTTGGAATTGCACCAGAGAAGTTGTTCCGGGAAAGATCCATGACTTGAATACTTCTCGAagtactcaaggatattggAATTTCTCCTTGAAATAAATTTCCCCCCACCTGAAGGTACTGAAGGCTTGTGCAAGAGCCTAGACTGCTTGGAATTTTACCTGACAACTTGTTTTCAGATAAGTTCAACACTTCTAATTGGACAAGATTGCCAACCTCAGAAGGAAGTGATCCTACAAAAAAGTTCTGACCTAAAAAAAGTCCAATTGATAGCATTGGAATTGCAAATAGTTGCTTTGGAATGTTGCCACTAAGATTGTTTTGAGAAAGATCTAACACCaacaaattttgacaattttctatatttggTGGGATAGTTCCTTCCAATTTGTTAAATGATAAGTCTAGTTCATTTAACAATGTTAAGTTTCCGAGGGCAATTGGTAACTTTCCTGAAAGTTTATTattggataaatataatttttgtaactttttaagTTTGCCAATCTCATCTGGGATTGTCCCTGAGAATTTGTTATCACTCATCCATAAGGCTGTCAAGTTGACCAAATTACCCATCCCTAAAGGgatctctccaaaaaaaagattttcactAATTGTAAATACGGTAAGCTGGGTTGAAAGATTACCCAAAACATTAGGCAACGTACCTTTGAATCGATTCCCCTGAAGATCTATTTTCCGTAAACTGCTACAATTGACTAGAGATTGAAAGAAATTAATTTCATCATCATTTCCACTTTCTAAATTATTATAAGCAATAAATAATTTCTCCAAATGGTGTAAGCCTCCAAAATTGATTGAAAGTTTTCCTGTAAAA is a genomic window containing:
- the LOC142632238 gene encoding putative receptor-like protein kinase At3g47110 — protein: MQAMSLRLLCSIQFQTILLLFVVLLHVETLAVFGISIATSTYFGGNETDHLALLGFKTQISRDPKNIFSSWNDSLHFCEWEGVTCGHKHRRVIALDLQARGLVGSLSPYIGNLSFIRKIMLANNSIGGKIPDEVGRLFRLQVLWLYNNSFQGEIPANLSHCSNLYDLYVGRNNLSGSIPMELAFLLKLKYLFVEENNLKGEIPTFIGNLSSLQQLDTSYNVLGGHIPDALGQLKSLNFLQLAGNKLSGLIPPSLYNFSSLTVFILYKNELSGSLPTNLFLTLPNLQYVLIYENQFTGSLPVSLSNASELRRFDVGENNFTGKLSINFGGLHHLEKLFIAYNNLESGNDDEINFFQSLVNCSSLRKIDLQGNRFKGTLPNVLGNLSTQLTVFTISENLFFGEIPLGMGNLVNLTALWMSDNKFSGTIPDEIGKLKKLQKLYLSNNKLSGKLPIALGNLTLLNELDLSFNKLEGTIPPNIENCQNLLVLDLSQNNLSGNIPKQLFAIPMLSIGLFLGQNFFVGSLPSEVGNLVQLEVLNLSENKLSGKIPSSLGSCTSLQYLQVGGNLFQGEIPISLSTSRSIQVMDLSRNNFSGAIPNLLEKLSLKNLNLSFNDFQGEVPTKGVFANASAISLIGNRRLCGGILELKLPRCLTKEEKKIKRSFALKVVISMACVILVITIVSFFLFYWHKNKGKDKSSESSLKQSFLRVSYQMLLKATDEFSLANLIGVGSFGSVYKGILGEDRAIVAIKVLNTESQGASRSFISECEALKNIRHRNLVKIITSCSSVDFRGNDFRALVYEFMPNGSLENWLHMDLETNIMQVEIRSLTILQRTNIAIDVACALDYLHHHCPMPVVHCDIKPSNILFDCDMIAHVGDFGLAKFLLRPTNSKESSSIGIRGTIGYTPPEYGLGSEVSTKGDVYSYGILLLEMITGKRPTNSVFEGGLNLHNYASMALPDGVMEIMDPKLLNNVDEVLGNHNGSLANKIKECLISMVKVGVACSMELPQERWDISKAISELHLVRDIILGAGI